The DNA segment CTTTTAGACAACACTTACCCAAGAACTTTGAATATTACAGCTCATAAGTTATTgattaataataagttttaagtaaaaaatgtattataactaATTCTAATCCCAAGCCCCTTTTGTTAGCCTTGTTAATATTCCACGAGATGTCAACTGCCAGAGTTTGGCAGTTTAcgcgtatatatgtactattctttggattaaataaaaatgtggatGAAACAATGTCTTTTACTCGGCTGCTACTAAAGTGGCAGTAGACGTACTGCTACGAAGCACCACCTCGTTGAAAGAGGTGAGCATTGACTCCAACAGCAGAGCGACAAATACCAGCGCTGAGCTCGCTAGCTGTGCAGATAATCTTGCTtcatgtgttttttctttaaaaaaaagtaggtgAATTAGTGAATTTCGAAATAGATCATCCTTTATATGTTTGTTTACACCAATGCATTTATACCAGTTCTTTGTTCTATTATCCAATTATCACAAATAAAAGTGAAGTGAAAGTGTTAAGTGAATTAACCTACCATTAGTTGATATTAAGTACAAATTTGGTATGATTGTTAAGTGTGTTCTCTGCatggtacataaatatgtactttcATCCAATAGTGTTGCACTTAGGCAGGTATGTCTCCTGTCTTCTTTAGCTAGTACTAGATAACCAAAATAAAAGGGCAACAATGCTTACCGGATACGCTCACTGATCCGCTTACCTTTTCGTTAGGCATACATAACCCGATTAAGCCCCACAATGGTCGTTAGTGAATGCCATCAGCGGAAGGAcattttcgtacatacatacatgaaggtCGATAGTGCAGGCAAACCTCACTTTCCgatgaaatttccaaaaatagcaAACACGAATGACAATATCTAAGAGACACAAATAGAGGCACTCTCGCTAACGGCACATTCCGGAAGCGACGACAGCAGGAAGTTGGTCTGTTTGATTGTGTAACAAGTGAATAGTTTGCTGACTGATGACATTTCCCGTTAGACGGCATGGAAATGCCTATTTTGCATAccaaatatatgtgcatatgtagcAAGTGGCAGCCGCAAGAGTTGATTGAGtctttgccaaaatatgtttgtGGTTGCACGTATTTGATTATAACGGCTTAAGAGCGTTGAATCGGAATCGGAATCgccttttgttttatgtttattgaattttcttGCAATgtcaatttcttttcttttggaCAGAAGAGATTTTTTGCAACTGTCCGGCCGTCCATCGTTCGACCGCGCATATAGCCAAATTCGCTTAGAACATTTCTTATAAGATTTATTACCAACACTGTggtatggatgaaatcggaggataactccgctcactccccatataacggtactgctaaaaactaccaaaagcccgataaatcaataaccaaaaGCTCCACAGACATTAATtattaccaccgagatggtatgagaggctTTATGGAGCcaatgtaaaaattggacaatgggcgtggcaccacccACTTTTATACATGGCTCAGAACCTGTTCGACCAATTTCAACCTAATTTGGTACATAACATTCTTATTTCACGGCACGAAAATGGCCGAAGTCGGACTGCAACcccgcctacttcccatatgacacaatttcatttgattctttcacccTTCAGGAAAAAAACTTTGAACGATTAAAAGATTTCCACCTTAggaccaaaaattgtctaaatccaacaaaaaccgTTCAAGCTTCTAGGACCCAAGTACCTATAGTTCactttttaccgcaaatatcggtcaatgtgtgagatatataattgaactTCAGCGATAATCTTTTCCTGACAATGGTAGGTCAGTCTTTTAAAAATTGGTTGACTCGTGTTGATACTTCCCATATACTATACCTCATTTCCAGGTGAATTTTTACCGCACATATCGACCAACACGTGAGTTATCTCTATGAAAATGAGAGAtagtatctttgtgcctaaaatatataaacttgcGAGAAAACTTGACTTAGCACCCATATAACAAACATACCTACTATATTATATCCGGGTGACTTTACGCCATATGATTGGTAAtggtaccttaatgaatcttagagaacattttattagtagTATTGACAAATCGGGTCGATATACCTTTATACCGATACCTTttgtcgaatatgtcggtcagtgtatgtgttatatacataatatataccatTGAACTTCCACAACTCGAAATTCTAAAACTCGTAtttctccataactcgaactcctTAATTGGCAATATAGGTCTTACAGTTTCCAACTCttaactcgaagtttttttgtggattatggtgattcgaattagggaagttcaactgcCTATATAATCGCTTGGATTCCTATCTTCTGGTTGACGGCTTGCACATTAAGGTATTTCTCTGTCTTTGATTTTAAACCGTAGTTGCTTGATAAGGTTTATCATACTTAGGTTTACTCAgaggtttttgaatgcttctcCTGGATTGTCTGTCAGTAGTAGCGCGTATTTCTAACCACTGGATCACGACGTTTATCTAAGAGAGATTTGGGCGTGCTTTTGATGCCGCATGATAGGCTGAGGATAGAAACAATATTTGCTCTTCTGGCTCGAAATTGATACAGCAGATGAAGCAGCCTTATAAAGATTGTCATACAATTTACTTCAAAGGTATTGATTGAGCTAATTCCTTGCAAGAGTGAAGGAAGCGAAGTGAGTTTTGGGCATAAAGCCGTCTTTGTTATTGTCTTCGTTTAAGATATAAATTCAGGCTTTCCCACCTTCTCACTAAACCTGCAGAGGAATTTCCAACTAAAATTCGCCATTGGAAGAGAATGAGGAAAGAATGTGTGGCAAATCCGGAAATGCCGCACTCTCCATACAGACGAGTTAAAGATGGGAGTATGTAGGGGTAGTACTTAGAGGTCTTTAAATCATATCCTCAAATATCGAGATCTtactattttgaattttaaaatattggaaCCACAATATTAATAGCAGTAATAAGTGGCTTACGTGTCAAATTCTTATACTTTTATACCCTGTGGACGCGAGTATTAGAATATTtacgatttatttatttatttcagtttaaTTATAATCTGCaaacttgtttttaaatttccgCATGCTAAAAAcaattacttatttatattttcagagTTTCAATAATCTTCACACGCCTGCTCGACGTCAGAACGCATACCCACACAAGAACTTCGCGAATTCCGCATAAATTTTAAgcctccacacacacacactcaccagAGACACGTCGAAAATGTCGGCGTCCCGCGCCAACACCCCACCTTCCGAATCGGACAAGGCGACGTCACACAACCACAGCAATAGTGGTGAAACgaatcacaacaacaacttgaaatTGAAATCAACACAGAATGGcgacggcagcagcagcaacgatAAACTCTCGCCGGATcaagatatatacataaatcaagCCGATGGCTTACCCAGCCAACATCCCACATTACCCGATGGCGATGTAGACAGCGACAGCGAAAAGGAAGCTGTCGATCCGGATTCTTTCGACGATTTGCCCACATCCATAATTGTGACCAATATACACTCGGAGGTGTTTACCAATCCAGAACTGAAACAACAAATGGAGGAACTCTTTCGTACCTTTTGCGATTCGGCGACCTTCCAGTGGTTACGTAGCTTCCGACGTTTGCGCGTCAACTATGACAATGCCATAGCAGCGGCCAATGCACGCATCAAATTGCATCAGTATGAATTTAATAAGAAGACGACGATAACTTGTTACTTTGCACAGCCCGTAACGCCAGTCTCGAATAAAAATCTACAACCACCAGCGCCGGTAAAGCAATTCCTAATCTCGCCACCAGCTTCACCGCCAGCCGGTTGGGAGCCACGCGAAGAGAACGAGCCGCTGGTCAATCACGATCTCCTGGCGGCCTTGGCCAGTCTAACGCCCGGCGAGTCACACGAGCTGCATCCCCAGACCGAAGATCAGCCGGGCATTATTGTGCACACGGCCATGTTGCCAGAGGGCGCGGTAAGCGCACCAACACTAGCTGTCGGCGCCAAACCGACCATAGTGCAAACCAAGTGTCCGGAGCGTGCGTAAAGCGTGACAACGGAATGTTCCTGCGTTGGATGTGCTGCTGGACGGGCTGGACGAATTAGTTTTAAGTACATAGGCAGGTGCTGAGCACCGAATTGAAAGTGAAACGAAGTTAATGCGTAACTAGTtaatgcaaatacaaatttagTACAGcaatgaactaaaaaaaaatatacatatacatatataaatattgttgtaattaggtttttttgtaaatgaatTGTTCTGTGAAAATATAACTGGATTCCTATCACTTCGAAATTCTAGGCTCGCTCGGCGCATGTTGAGCTGTAAACTGAAGtttttacatgtacatacacacatatggtacatagtacatatacatatatgcacctCTCAAATCACTGCTtctaacagcaacaaataaagcaaaaaaaatgaagtgagaattttaaatagtttttcggaaactttaaatttaagcctaaatgtatatacatacatatgtacatatatatttatgtacatacatacatatgaatttattatttaattttgcatttttattattttatttttttatttcattttaaattatttttttcttattcttattattatttattattcatcaattttaattaattgtaaaaagtaaatttgagcattatttatattttaaagtgtaaataacttatcaaaacaattttttttttaattttaattcaacaatattcaaagtgtacattgtttttatataaaccagtcgttacaataaattttaactaaaaagagcgttaattaattttttatgaataaattatttatatgtatatactgaagTGTCGCTTTTTGAGTGATTTTACTTAGAATTACAATTTTctgttacattttttattgaatcttggttttgaattaaattttttttacctaatttttttatttttcgtttttttgttaaatttttaattaaacctttgctcattttttttaattccttcaTTTTTTTGCTTGTCAAAGCTGTGTACCATTCTTCTATAACTTAacctctttattattattactgttatatttttatttaaatttgctaCCCAAAATCTcattataacataaatttttcaaagtttagaacttttttttagtatttgtttCGTTTCTAAAGGGGATTTCCCCgtgtaaaaaacagccttttttcaataattttttcctcatataaaaattgaaatattttattagattttttttattgttaccagcaaacactattaacaaagaaattctgaaatttttgggaaaaaaaatttttaaattcggcCATTGCGATGCCATTTCCAGAAAAAATATTCGCCCGTGTTGATAGGATAACTCCTTACCGGATCATCTAAAGGgggaaaaatatgtgttttagtcAAAATCTTGACTTAGGACTTGGACGAAGGAGGAAACCTGAAAAAATGAacttttggcagacatttttacaaaaatattaaaatttcagtgaaaatgaAGAtgggttgagtagttctcgagaaatcttgctaaccaacttcaaaaacacagtttcgagaaaaacgcgtataATGActgcgcacttagcctagctagctaTATCTCCGTTTCAATTACacggatcaacttaaaaatttagaacaatattctagaggtgttgtagaacttaataagacaataaaaaattgatttttagaaACCCATGAGCTCATGTTACCCCTAAATTcttgtttaaatattaattttatatttatattttcagttttttattttaaacattttttgtttagttaatacttttatttatttctaatattttt comes from the Bactrocera neohumeralis isolate Rockhampton chromosome 2, APGP_CSIRO_Bneo_wtdbg2-racon-allhic-juicebox.fasta_v2, whole genome shotgun sequence genome and includes:
- the LOC126750765 gene encoding protein sarah; amino-acid sequence: MSASRANTPPSESDKATSHNHSNSGETNHNNNLKLKSTQNGDGSSSNDKLSPDQDIYINQADGLPSQHPTLPDGDVDSDSEKEAVDPDSFDDLPTSIIVTNIHSEVFTNPELKQQMEELFRTFCDSATFQWLRSFRRLRVNYDNAIAAANARIKLHQYEFNKKTTITCYFAQPVTPVSNKNLQPPAPVKQFLISPPASPPAGWEPREENEPLVNHDLLAALASLTPGESHELHPQTEDQPGIIVHTAMLPEGAVSAPTLAVGAKPTIVQTKCPERA